A window from Purpureocillium takamizusanense chromosome 3, complete sequence encodes these proteins:
- a CDS encoding uncharacterized protein (EggNog:ENOG503NVJZ~COG:S) — protein sequence MAAATARGGPVRPSPYQLASNRNSIMSVRSAKSAVSSLVTEVPKPVASGSGVSCSILLAEPNIFLSGFDHHDSHAQREMQTGTALLRGKLQINVTKNVKIKAVQLKLIGRARTEWPEGIPPLKQEIFEEESLRTQVLTFFNAMNGGWETEYGNQCTYQLKSGSANSSTVNLAAPSRPVSLMPSSSSQRSGLTAKELKRLSLQSVQSRSFGKGDNGVASPTQAKGFKVFYPGTYDYSFELPIDHHQLETTKLQYGSVRWELHATVDRAGAFKPNLHGMKEVSIVRLPDSMSLETTEPISISRQWEDQLHYDIIISGKSFPIGSKIPIAFKLTPLAKVQVHKIKVFATESIEYWTNDRRVTRKDPGRKILLLEKVAGKPLDSSWASSNVTTIRGGEPSAAERREAREMAQRRRASEAARAHRHPQPLPEPTANLLGDLDLGLESMWGSTEIEANVQIPTCEMMAKNKDLRLHPDCSWKNVNVYHWIKIVMRISRLDPEDPSGTKRRHFEISIDSPFTVLNCRATQANTNLPAYAGPTSHPSPFQSACGCPDAPSIATDISPSSSTGTLSAGPDSADVLPAPPQAAHLSGSGPADSSPTRASAPGGGIQSEPRPIHLMRHPSFNPPAFEDDVAPPAIVVEAPAATPPPQYDVVVGTPSVDGLADYFSRLADYGYHDDDDDSGSDSDESPARILERSGRVNVSHPRTPGGRMPSRSMEIRRPTVELNLSDLPGARNQAGVRNAAV from the exons atggccgccgcaACGGCCAGAGGCggtcccgtccgtccctcgCCCTACCAGCTCGCCAGCAATCGCAACAGCATCATGTCGGTGCGCTCCGCCAagtcggccgtctcgtcgctcgtcaCCGAGGTCCCCAAGCCGGtggcctcgggcagcggcgtctCATGCTCCATCCTGCTCGCCGAGCCCAACATCTTCCTCTCCGGCTTCGACCACCACGACAGCCACGCTCAGCGGGAGATGCAGACGGGCACCGCCCTGCTCCGCGGCAAACTACAGATTAACGTGACAAAAAATgtcaagatcaaggccgTCCAGCTCAAGCTCATCGGGCGCGCTCGCACCGAGTGGCCCGAGGGCATCCCCCCGCTGAAGCAGGAAATTTTTGAGGAGGAGAGCCTGCGGACCCAGGTTCTCACCTTTTTCAACGCCATGAATGGCGGCTGGGAGACCGAGTACGGCAACCAGTGCACCTATCAGCTCAAGTCGGGGTCTGCCAATTCGAGCACCGtcaacctcgccgccccgtcgaGACCCGTCAGCCTCAtgccgtcttcctcgtcgcaaCGCAGCGGGCTCACTGCCAAGGAGCTTAAGAGGCTCTCTCTCCAGAGCGTCCAGTCGCGCAGCTTCGGCAAGGGCGACAATGGCGTCGCGTCCCCGACCCAGGCCAAAGGCTTCAAGGTCTTCTATCCTGGGACCTACGACTACTCCTTCGAGCTGCCCATCGACCACCACCAATTGGAGACGACGAAATTGCAATATGGCTCGGTGAGGTGGGAGCTGCACGCTACGGTCGACCGTGCCGGCGCTTTCAAGCCCAACCTCCACGGAATGAAGGAGGTATCAATAGTGCGATTGCCCGACTCCATGTCCTTGGAGACGACCGAGCCCATTTCCATCAGCAGGCAATGGGAGGACCAGCTGCACTACGACATCATCATTTCTGGCAAGAGCTTTCCCATTGGCTCCAAGATACCCATCGCCTTTAAGCTCACGCCGCTCGCCAAGGTGCAAGTTCACAAGATCAAGGTCTTTGCGACGGAATCCATCGAATACTGGACCAACGACCGGCGCGTTACGAGGAAAGACCCGGGTCGCAAGATCTTGCTGCTGGAAAAGGTTGCCGGCAAACCCTTGGATTCGTCGTGGGCCTCGTCGAACGTGACCACaatccgcggcggcgaacccAGCGCGGCTGAGCGTCGCGAGGCGCGGGAGATGGCACAACGGAGGCGGGCCTCGGAAGCGGCTCGAGCGCACAGGCACCCTCAACCACTGCCCGAACCGACTGCAAACCTTCTAGGCGACCTCGACCTGGGCCTCGAGAGCATGTGGGGTTCGACCGAGATCGAAGCCAACGTTCAGATACCAACGTGCGAAATGATGGCCAAGAATAAGGACTTGCGGTTGCATCCGGATTGCAGCTGGAAGAATGTTAATGTGTATCACTGGATCAAG ATCGTCATGCGAATCAGTCGATTGGACCCCGAGGACCCCTCGGGCACCAAACGACGGCACTTTGAAATCAGCATCGATTCTCCGTTTACTGTGCTCAACTGCCGCGCGACGCAGGCAAACACGAACCTGCCGGCATACGCGGGTCCGACCAGCCACCCCTCACCGTTCCAGTCGGCGTGTGGCTGCCCGGACGCTCCGTCGATTGCTACGGACATTTCacccagctcgtcgacgggcacgctCTCTGCAGGCCCTGATTCAGCAGACGTGCTGCCTGCACCCCCGCAGGCGGCGCATCTGTCCGGCTCGGGCCCCGCCGATTCGAGCCCaacgcgggcgtcggcgcctggGGGCGGCATACAGTCGGAGCCTCGTCCGATCCACCTCATGCGGCATCCGAGCTTCAACCCACCAGCCTTTgaggacgacgtcgcgccgccggccattgtggtggaggcgcccgccgctaCTCCGCCACCGCAGTacgacgtggtggtgggaacGCCCAGCGTAGATGGGCTAGCGGATTATTTCTCGCGGCTGGCTGACTATGGGTaccacgatgacgacgatgactcaggctccgactcggacgagtcgccggcgaggataCTAGAGCGTTCGGGACGCGTCAACGTGTCGCATCCTCGGACGCCAGGCGGGCGCATGCCCAGCAGAAGCATGGAAATTCGGCGCCCGACGGTCGAGCTCAATCTCAGCGATTTACCAGGAGCACGGAATCAGGCAGGAGTCCGTAACGCAGCGGTGTAG
- a CDS encoding uncharacterized protein (EggNog:ENOG503NVJZ~COG:S) — translation MPASSRQDRLQNGSWAITNTGNIFYRTDNRQARHALSSSPPARFPAPLIGPRRSRPHAIHIVTYPPGYVPRELRPRPKKSKTQSLNHRAAKLRRSIIAAATATTTTTTTTTATSPPAVTGAAANGSSNASAATPAATATAARDQSSPHVAPAPPRRPSLGKLLSSFSLKRTTTGPIVTRPLSTPLETPRIRSVAGLAPATEAEPPPTTTTTTTTTTPTAVPATATPTSTPTPTAARIAPPAYDVRPDPATGFSNHQSHHAQTRIIPQSHHQPHQPSVDSTSSTSTAASRTATTSIPADATMAAATARGGPVRPSPYQLASNRNSIMSVRSAKSAVSSLVTEVPKPVASGSGVSCSILLAEPNIFLSGFDHHDSHAQREMQTGTALLRGKLQINVTKNVKIKAVQLKLIGRARTEWPEGIPPLKQEIFEEESLRTQVLTFFNAMNGGWETEYGNQCTYQLKSGSANSSTVNLAAPSRPVSLMPSSSSQRSGLTAKELKRLSLQSVQSRSFGKGDNGVASPTQAKGFKVFYPGTYDYSFELPIDHHQLETTKLQYGSVRWELHATVDRAGAFKPNLHGMKEVSIVRLPDSMSLETTEPISISRQWEDQLHYDIIISGKSFPIGSKIPIAFKLTPLAKVQVHKIKVFATESIEYWTNDRRVTRKDPGRKILLLEKVAGKPLDSSWASSNVTTIRGGEPSAAERREAREMAQRRRASEAARAHRHPQPLPEPTANLLGDLDLGLESMWGSTEIEANVQIPTCEMMAKNKDLRLHPDCSWKNVNVYHWIKIVMRISRLDPEDPSGTKRRHFEISIDSPFTVLNCRATQANTNLPAYAGPTSHPSPFQSACGCPDAPSIATDISPSSSTGTLSAGPDSADVLPAPPQAAHLSGSGPADSSPTRASAPGGGIQSEPRPIHLMRHPSFNPPAFEDDVAPPAIVVEAPAATPPPQYDVVVGTPSVDGLADYFSRLADYGYHDDDDDSGSDSDESPARILERSGRVNVSHPRTPGGRMPSRSMEIRRPTVELNLSDLPGARNQAGVRNAAV, via the exons ATGCCAGCGTCGAGCCGACAAGACCGCCTGCAAAACGGCTCGTgggccatcaccaacacAGGCAACATCTTCTACCGCACCGATAACAGGCAGGCTCGGCACGCCTTgtcctcatcaccacctgCGCGCTTCCCAGCGCCATTGATCGGCCCCCGACGCTCGCGGCCGCACGCAATCCACATCGTCACCTACCCGCCGGGCTACGTGCCGCGAGAACTGCGCCCCCGgcccaagaagagcaagacGCAGTCGCTCAATCACCGAGCTGCCAAGCTGCGTCGAagcatcatcgccgcggccactgccaccaccaccaccaccaccaccaccacagcgacgagcccgcccgccgtgacaggcgccgccgctaACGGTAGCAGCAACGCtagcgccgcgacgcccgctgCAACAGCAACTGCCGCCAGAGACCAGTCGTCACCTCACgtcgccccggcgccgccgcgacgccccaGTCTGGGCAAGCTGCTCTCGAGCTTTTCATTGAAGCGTACCACGACTGGCCCCATCGTCACTCGTCCGCTCTCCACGCCGCTCGAGACGCCGCGGATTCGatccgtcgccggcctcgcccctGCAACAGAAGCAGaaccaccaccgacgacgacgacgacgacgacaactaCTACCCCTACTGCGGTTcctgcgacggcgactcCAACTTCGACTCCGACGCCAACTGCAGCAAGGATCGCGCCCCCCGCGTATGACGTCCGTCCAGAtccggcgacgggcttcaGCAACCACCAATCGCACCACGCCCAGACGCGAATAATCCCCCAaagccaccaccagccccaTCAGCCCAGCGTCGactccacctcgtccacatcgaccgccgcctcccgcacGGCCACGACATCCATCCCCGCTGACGcaaccatggccgccgcaACGGCCAGAGGCggtcccgtccgtccctcgCCCTACCAGCTCGCCAGCAATCGCAACAGCATCATGTCGGTGCGCTCCGCCAagtcggccgtctcgtcgctcgtcaCCGAGGTCCCCAAGCCGGtggcctcgggcagcggcgtctCATGCTCCATCCTGCTCGCCGAGCCCAACATCTTCCTCTCCGGCTTCGACCACCACGACAGCCACGCTCAGCGGGAGATGCAGACGGGCACCGCCCTGCTCCGCGGCAAACTACAGATTAACGTGACAAAAAATgtcaagatcaaggccgTCCAGCTCAAGCTCATCGGGCGCGCTCGCACCGAGTGGCCCGAGGGCATCCCCCCGCTGAAGCAGGAAATTTTTGAGGAGGAGAGCCTGCGGACCCAGGTTCTCACCTTTTTCAACGCCATGAATGGCGGCTGGGAGACCGAGTACGGCAACCAGTGCACCTATCAGCTCAAGTCGGGGTCTGCCAATTCGAGCACCGtcaacctcgccgccccgtcgaGACCCGTCAGCCTCAtgccgtcttcctcgtcgcaaCGCAGCGGGCTCACTGCCAAGGAGCTTAAGAGGCTCTCTCTCCAGAGCGTCCAGTCGCGCAGCTTCGGCAAGGGCGACAATGGCGTCGCGTCCCCGACCCAGGCCAAAGGCTTCAAGGTCTTCTATCCTGGGACCTACGACTACTCCTTCGAGCTGCCCATCGACCACCACCAATTGGAGACGACGAAATTGCAATATGGCTCGGTGAGGTGGGAGCTGCACGCTACGGTCGACCGTGCCGGCGCTTTCAAGCCCAACCTCCACGGAATGAAGGAGGTATCAATAGTGCGATTGCCCGACTCCATGTCCTTGGAGACGACCGAGCCCATTTCCATCAGCAGGCAATGGGAGGACCAGCTGCACTACGACATCATCATTTCTGGCAAGAGCTTTCCCATTGGCTCCAAGATACCCATCGCCTTTAAGCTCACGCCGCTCGCCAAGGTGCAAGTTCACAAGATCAAGGTCTTTGCGACGGAATCCATCGAATACTGGACCAACGACCGGCGCGTTACGAGGAAAGACCCGGGTCGCAAGATCTTGCTGCTGGAAAAGGTTGCCGGCAAACCCTTGGATTCGTCGTGGGCCTCGTCGAACGTGACCACaatccgcggcggcgaacccAGCGCGGCTGAGCGTCGCGAGGCGCGGGAGATGGCACAACGGAGGCGGGCCTCGGAAGCGGCTCGAGCGCACAGGCACCCTCAACCACTGCCCGAACCGACTGCAAACCTTCTAGGCGACCTCGACCTGGGCCTCGAGAGCATGTGGGGTTCGACCGAGATCGAAGCCAACGTTCAGATACCAACGTGCGAAATGATGGCCAAGAATAAGGACTTGCGGTTGCATCCGGATTGCAGCTGGAAGAATGTTAATGTGTATCACTGGATCAAG ATCGTCATGCGAATCAGTCGATTGGACCCCGAGGACCCCTCGGGCACCAAACGACGGCACTTTGAAATCAGCATCGATTCTCCGTTTACTGTGCTCAACTGCCGCGCGACGCAGGCAAACACGAACCTGCCGGCATACGCGGGTCCGACCAGCCACCCCTCACCGTTCCAGTCGGCGTGTGGCTGCCCGGACGCTCCGTCGATTGCTACGGACATTTCacccagctcgtcgacgggcacgctCTCTGCAGGCCCTGATTCAGCAGACGTGCTGCCTGCACCCCCGCAGGCGGCGCATCTGTCCGGCTCGGGCCCCGCCGATTCGAGCCCaacgcgggcgtcggcgcctggGGGCGGCATACAGTCGGAGCCTCGTCCGATCCACCTCATGCGGCATCCGAGCTTCAACCCACCAGCCTTTgaggacgacgtcgcgccgccggccattgtggtggaggcgcccgccgctaCTCCGCCACCGCAGTacgacgtggtggtgggaacGCCCAGCGTAGATGGGCTAGCGGATTATTTCTCGCGGCTGGCTGACTATGGGTaccacgatgacgacgatgactcaggctccgactcggacgagtcgccggcgaggataCTAGAGCGTTCGGGACGCGTCAACGTGTCGCATCCTCGGACGCCAGGCGGGCGCATGCCCAGCAGAAGCATGGAAATTCGGCGCCCGACGGTCGAGCTCAATCTCAGCGATTTACCAGGAGCACGGAATCAGGCAGGAGTCCGTAACGCAGCGGTGTAG